Part of the Juglans regia cultivar Chandler unplaced genomic scaffold, Walnut 2.0 Scaffold_738, whole genome shotgun sequence genome, acatttttttttattactatcgAACATtactaataaaaagaagaaaaaacacaatTAAAGAATCCAAAACAAGGATAATTTACAAAgataatattttgagatatgcGATAAATGAATTGCTGATACCTGTGTGTGATCTGTGGGGTACTGCCTTTTCTGTTTCTTACCCAACTGAGGGCTGCTTAAACACTCTGCTTTGGGGTCTAAGAATGTTCTGTCATCTTTATTCACAGTCAACTTTTCCCATTTCTTGTATTCATCACTTAAGTTGAGAATAGCCAGAAAATATTGAGCAATTTCCCTTTCTCCCACTAAGCAATCTCTGATTGATCCTACATTTGGTAATAAGCAAATCTAAGCTAAGACTGCTGGAAGCTTTTGGAACTTTCAATAACCATTCCATGCATCCAACAAGTTGCAATGCAGTGCATGTGATAATTACTCAGGTTTCAGACCAGAGTAACTGACCGAGTTAGACTAGCTCCAGGACTCATCCAAATCCGTGGAAGAGAAAAACATAGCAGGTATAGTTATACCTGTTAAAGCTAACTTGGAGCAAACCTCATCGTCCAGAATTTCAGGAGGCAAAACACTTGGGGTGTCCAACACATAAACATTGGGATGGCTACCAATCTGAAAACAATAgcaacaaaaaaaggaaataaatgattagagaatgataataattaaaaatgagtaTTCAGAAACCCAGTAGCTACTTGATTCTATTATGCCTTTTCATTGTAGAGAAGCTAAGAAATACTCAAAACCAAGTAGCTAATAATCTTTTCTCTCTTGGTTTCCAATTGCAGTATCAAAGGGAGTGACGACAAGGgatactttttttcctttttatgtaTCTATAAGGTCAATAATAGGATTTAAACCCATGGCATCCTTATGGTTGCAGATATAACCAGAACCAGTGGCTACAGATTATGGTCATCCAAGCAGGGATTCCACTGAAAAGTTCAACCAAATGGTGAATTAACTGTTCAAATTAATGATAACCAAGtacactaaaaaaataacaataaccaaCTATACAACTGATACCACATTCTAAGGTATTAACAGATGCCAGAAAATTTCCAATGGGAAGTGAGGACCTGCTACAGTCATCCCTTGTATGCCTCTACTAATATGTACATGGCTCCAACATAACTTCCAGAAATacaatgttttatgaaatgaatgaaacaGACCTTCAAGCTGCTGATATCTTTCGTCTCGCCTGGATGTGGACTCACTATCGCATGCTTCAACTTTCCTTTCTCTAATGTCCAAagatgaatatttatgaatataatagacatttaaaattaaaagaatagaagAGACACAACAATTAGAACATATTGATGGCAATTcctgcaaaacaaaaataatcttgaGCCAAACAGTTTATAAGATGGTTGAAGTACCTGCGGCACTAATCCTCCCAATTTGATGTAAAGCGTTGGCAAGGGCCGACTTACCAACATTTGGAATCCCAACAAGCATTATTGTCGTGGTATAACTATAaggatttgttttctttaattctcTGACCCGGGcttgtaaaaaatttaagaactgTAAGAAGTGAAAATCCTTGATTGCTACTTaaactgacaaaaaaaaaaaaaaacagatcaaaAGAATTACAACGTggtaaataaatcatatttacCTCCTTTATATTCTGTTTATTATGTGAATTGACTGCATAAGAAATGCAGTTTTGTTGCCCGAAGTACCCCATCCACTCCTATAAACATGAAgaataatacaatattattgaAAGAGATAAAACTGACAGGTACCA contains:
- the LOC118346311 gene encoding DAR GTPase 2, mitochondrial-like, whose amino-acid sequence is MATATLVRRMGTAVKQAAKKGPSGGGWYDPHMAAASRAIAERIPLVDLVLEVRDARIPLSSEYEQLRDYTSSSRRIVVMNKMDLANRSQIKEWMGYFGQQNCISYAVNSHNKQNIKEFLNFLQARVRELKKTNPYSYTTTIMLVGIPNVGKSALANALHQIGRISAAEKGKLKHAIVSPHPGETKDISSLKIGSHPNVYVLDTPSVLPPEILDDEVCSKLALTGSIRDCLVGEREIAQYFLAILNLSDEYKKWEKLTVNKDDRTFLDPKAECLSSPQLGKKQKRQYPTDHTQDFIVHDVRRTLFESISSFHGNMEDEKNLSRLIETQFTSLLEAFRIPTEVGEEAQNKVAAKLLDLYRTGRLGHYTLDAIPRHTQWPF